One Amycolatopsis tolypomycina DNA segment encodes these proteins:
- a CDS encoding S8 family peptidase: MSRLRRMAAPLVLAVGGGLFAAAPAAEAAPAACDTTSTPYTYVVTYQPGTRESAVDRELAAKCGTKVAYYAEIGVAIASSRTADFQQKIGVYRAYSGAKDVASQGGAAAARSRGAVRTLEDTRSVAAAGDLAAQQWDMKAIHAPEANKIYQGSRAVTVGVLDSGIEATHPALRTAVDARSSAGCVTGAPDLSPASWAPTTSDHGTHVAGTIAGKDPAAGFTGVAPGVRLASVKVINDEGYIFPESAVCGFVWAARHGFAVTNNSYYIDPGLFYCPKQPGDAAAFEAVRRAIDFSTRRGVLNVAAAGNDSLDLTNQTTDKNRPHPVDSSCAILPGMADGVVTVSSVGYAGTKSGFSNYGRIDVTAPGGDFGQTPPEGAGPACPLSTVVGGQYGEKCGTSMAAPHAAGVAALIASRHRGIAPRLLAQLLESEADVVKCAATEPACTGPAKNNTFYGHGLVDALDAVR, from the coding sequence ATGTCCCGTTTACGTCGAATGGCGGCCCCGCTCGTGCTGGCCGTCGGAGGCGGCCTGTTCGCGGCGGCCCCGGCCGCGGAGGCCGCACCGGCCGCCTGCGACACGACGAGCACGCCGTACACCTACGTCGTGACGTACCAGCCGGGCACCCGCGAGTCGGCCGTCGACCGGGAACTGGCGGCCAAGTGCGGCACGAAGGTCGCCTACTACGCCGAAATCGGCGTCGCGATCGCGAGCTCGCGCACCGCGGACTTCCAGCAGAAGATCGGCGTCTACCGGGCCTATTCGGGCGCGAAGGACGTGGCTTCCCAAGGCGGCGCGGCCGCCGCCCGCTCGCGGGGCGCGGTGCGGACGCTGGAGGACACGCGGTCCGTGGCCGCCGCCGGTGACCTCGCCGCGCAGCAGTGGGACATGAAGGCCATCCACGCGCCCGAAGCGAACAAGATCTACCAGGGCAGCCGCGCGGTGACCGTCGGCGTGCTCGACTCGGGCATCGAGGCGACGCACCCGGCGCTGCGCACCGCCGTCGACGCGCGCTCGTCCGCCGGCTGCGTGACGGGCGCGCCGGACCTCTCCCCGGCGTCCTGGGCCCCGACGACGTCGGACCACGGCACGCACGTGGCGGGCACGATCGCGGGCAAGGACCCGGCGGCGGGCTTCACCGGCGTCGCGCCGGGCGTGCGGCTGGCCTCGGTGAAGGTCATCAACGACGAGGGCTACATCTTCCCGGAGTCGGCGGTGTGCGGCTTCGTCTGGGCGGCCCGGCACGGGTTCGCGGTGACGAACAACAGCTACTACATCGACCCGGGCCTGTTCTACTGCCCGAAGCAGCCGGGTGACGCGGCGGCGTTCGAAGCGGTCCGCCGCGCGATCGACTTCTCGACCCGGCGCGGCGTGCTCAACGTGGCGGCGGCGGGCAACGACAGCCTGGACCTGACGAACCAGACGACCGACAAGAACCGCCCGCACCCGGTGGACTCGTCGTGCGCCATCCTCCCGGGGATGGCCGACGGCGTGGTGACGGTGTCGTCGGTGGGCTACGCGGGTACGAAGTCGGGCTTCAGCAACTACGGCAGGATCGACGTCACGGCCCCGGGCGGCGACTTCGGCCAGACGCCTCCGGAGGGCGCCGGCCCGGCGTGCCCGCTGTCGACCGTCGTCGGCGGCCAGTACGGCGAGAAGTGCGGCACGTCGATGGCCGCCCCGCACGCGGCGGGCGTGGCGGCGCTGATCGCGTCCCGGCACCGGGGGATCGCGCCGCGGCTGCTGGCCCAGCTGCTGGAGAGCGAAGCCGACGTGGTGAAGTGCGCGGCCACCGAGCCGGCGTGCACGGGCCCGGCGAAGAACAACACGTTCTACGGCCACGGCCTGGTCGACGCCCTGGACGCCGTGCGCTGA
- a CDS encoding SCO4848 family membrane protein, translating into MRISRGTSLFLLAFGVWSWIIWITFAKNLWDSDRAWAPDGSPTAYFVVHAVLTVVSFVLGTIIGVLGWRGVRAGSRVSS; encoded by the coding sequence ATGCGCATTTCACGCGGCACCTCGCTGTTCCTGCTGGCCTTCGGTGTGTGGTCGTGGATCATCTGGATCACCTTCGCCAAGAACCTCTGGGACAGCGACCGCGCCTGGGCACCCGACGGCTCGCCCACCGCGTACTTCGTGGTGCACGCGGTGCTGACCGTCGTTTCGTTCGTGCTCGGCACGATCATCGGCGTGCTCGGCTGGCGCGGGGTCCGCGCGGGTTCGCGCGTCTCCTCCTGA
- a CDS encoding D-alanyl-D-alanine carboxypeptidase family protein — translation MHSVVSRSLKVFTTTLAAALLALSTPALAAAAPQQGQCANRQAPPPPVDTSEKPAPGKQAPPPLAVPAVPAGGDRMAECGLITPDGALNPPDGNTAASWLVQDLDTGAVIAAKDPHARQRPASLIKTLLALVVVTQLDPLQPIVATKEDAEQECTCVGLVAGGQYTVDQLLHGLLMHSGNDVAHAFATALGGVDATVAKMNALAAKIGALDTRAATPSGLDGPGMSTSAYDLSLIFHYAMKQPEFAKVVATKNFVFPPAGGKPAIPIYNDNKLLGVYPGFLGGKTGFTDDARHTYVGAAQRKGKRLAVVMLRAEQKPTKVVDQAAKLLDYGFALEADRAVPVGRITYQAPAATPADSSVLAEGDTGNSGTSSAASAAKEDPFGVTGWIITLVVFLIIVGGFVVGHQRKKAAG, via the coding sequence GTGCACTCCGTTGTCTCCCGGTCGCTCAAGGTCTTCACGACGACGCTCGCCGCCGCCCTCCTGGCCCTGAGCACCCCGGCGCTGGCCGCCGCGGCACCGCAGCAGGGCCAGTGCGCGAACCGCCAGGCGCCCCCGCCGCCGGTCGACACGTCGGAGAAGCCGGCGCCGGGCAAGCAGGCCCCGCCGCCGCTGGCCGTGCCCGCGGTCCCGGCAGGCGGCGACCGGATGGCCGAGTGCGGCCTGATCACCCCGGACGGCGCGCTCAACCCGCCGGACGGCAACACCGCGGCGTCGTGGCTGGTGCAGGACCTCGACACGGGCGCGGTCATCGCGGCGAAGGACCCGCACGCCCGGCAGCGGCCCGCGTCGCTCATCAAGACGCTGCTCGCGCTGGTCGTCGTCACCCAGCTGGACCCGCTGCAGCCGATCGTCGCGACGAAGGAGGACGCGGAGCAGGAGTGCACCTGCGTCGGCCTCGTCGCCGGCGGCCAGTACACGGTCGACCAGCTGCTGCACGGCCTGCTGATGCACTCGGGCAACGACGTCGCGCACGCGTTCGCGACCGCGCTCGGCGGGGTCGACGCCACGGTGGCGAAGATGAACGCGCTGGCCGCGAAGATCGGCGCGCTCGACACGCGGGCCGCGACCCCGTCGGGCCTGGACGGGCCGGGCATGTCGACCTCGGCCTACGACCTCAGCCTGATCTTCCACTACGCGATGAAGCAGCCGGAGTTCGCGAAGGTCGTCGCGACGAAGAACTTCGTGTTCCCGCCGGCCGGCGGCAAGCCGGCCATCCCGATCTACAACGACAACAAGCTGCTCGGCGTCTACCCCGGCTTCCTCGGCGGCAAGACCGGGTTCACCGACGACGCCCGCCACACCTACGTCGGCGCGGCGCAGCGCAAGGGCAAGCGGCTCGCGGTCGTCATGCTGCGCGCCGAGCAGAAGCCGACGAAGGTGGTCGACCAGGCGGCGAAGCTGCTCGACTACGGCTTCGCGCTGGAGGCCGACCGGGCCGTGCCGGTCGGCCGGATCACCTACCAGGCGCCGGCCGCGACGCCGGCCGATTCGTCGGTGCTCGCCGAAGGCGACACGGGCAACAGCGGGACGTCCTCGGCCGCGTCGGCGGCGAAGGAGGACCCGTTCGGCGTCACCGGCTGGATCATCACGCTGGTGGTATTCCTGATCATCGTCGGCGGGTTCGTGGTCGGGCACCAGCGCAAGAAGGCCGCGGGTTAA
- a CDS encoding acyl-CoA dehydrogenase family protein, with translation MLLDAARECAELARTLAPVTERQRALPAELVAKLTDAQLFRTGVPGHLGGPEAPPAVSLETAETIARGDASAGWCVSIAVTSSLLSAYAPRKCAEEVFGDPRTVAAGVWAPRGTGRKADGGYVVSGRWAFCSGIPHAGWLFAGFVHENALCIAALPKADLEVLDTWHTTGLRGTGSHDCVADELFVPDHRVFSVMAGPPPEAVALHRFPLFGFFALSVAAAALGNARGAIDDLVELAGTRRPLGSSRSLAERSATQAAVAEAEAALRAARLLFYTSIDDAWQAAQGTEPVPDALRLGLRLAATHVTRTAAKVAESMYELGGGAAIYETSPLQRRFRDAHTATAHFQVNPASYELSGKLLLGVPARTDQL, from the coding sequence GTGCTGCTGGACGCCGCTCGCGAGTGTGCCGAGCTCGCCAGGACCCTCGCGCCCGTCACCGAACGGCAGCGCGCCCTCCCCGCCGAACTGGTCGCGAAGCTGACCGACGCCCAGCTGTTCCGCACCGGCGTCCCCGGCCACCTCGGCGGCCCCGAAGCGCCGCCCGCCGTCAGCCTCGAAACCGCCGAGACGATCGCGCGCGGGGACGCCTCCGCCGGGTGGTGCGTCTCGATCGCCGTCACCAGCAGCCTGCTCTCGGCCTACGCCCCGCGGAAGTGCGCCGAGGAGGTCTTCGGCGACCCGCGCACCGTCGCCGCCGGGGTCTGGGCGCCGCGCGGCACCGGGCGGAAGGCCGACGGCGGGTACGTCGTGAGCGGCCGGTGGGCGTTCTGCAGCGGCATTCCGCACGCCGGCTGGCTGTTCGCCGGGTTCGTGCACGAGAACGCGCTGTGCATCGCCGCGTTGCCGAAGGCCGACCTCGAGGTGCTCGACACCTGGCACACGACCGGCCTGCGCGGCACCGGCAGCCACGACTGCGTGGCCGACGAACTGTTCGTCCCGGACCACCGCGTCTTCTCGGTCATGGCCGGGCCGCCGCCGGAAGCCGTTGCGCTGCACCGGTTTCCGCTCTTCGGGTTCTTCGCGCTCTCGGTCGCCGCCGCCGCGCTGGGCAACGCGCGCGGCGCGATCGACGACCTCGTCGAACTCGCCGGGACGCGCCGGCCGCTCGGCTCCAGCCGGTCGCTGGCCGAACGGTCGGCGACCCAGGCCGCCGTCGCGGAAGCCGAGGCGGCCCTGCGTGCGGCGCGACTGCTCTTCTACACCAGCATCGACGACGCCTGGCAGGCCGCGCAGGGCACCGAACCGGTCCCGGACGCGCTCAGGCTCGGCCTCCGGCTGGCCGCGACGCACGTGACGCGCACGGCCGCGAAAGTCGCCGAAAGCATGTACGAACTCGGTGGCGGCGCGGCGATCTACGAGACGTCGCCGCTGCAACGCCGCTTCCGCGACGCCCACACCGCGACCGCCCACTTCCAGGTCAACCCGGCCAGCTACGAGCTGTCCGGCAAGCTCCTGCTCGGCGTCCCGGCCCGGACGGACCAGCTGTGA
- the yhjD gene encoding inner membrane protein YhjD translates to MATEEKEKLLPRLRWKYPWLDHLIRANDAFTERYGNHYAAAITYFSVLSVFPLFMVAFAVVGLVVNHDQTIIAKITDGINNSVPDGLKDLVNGIVKGALDSGGGIGIFGLLIALYSGIGWMSNLRDALTAQWGQEKQPQPIVKQTLKDLVALIGLGVALVVSFALTAVGGGIGQFLLELVGLEHATWAIVLLRGATIVLGLAANTLVFVWVIARLPRERVALRSAVKGAVVAAVGFVILQQVGSIYLASVTKSPSAALFGPVIGLLVFANLVSRFLLLITAWTATAKENERTVIAPPPPVRLEQNVTVQRGPGLGAVAGAFSAGALLAWLGGRRKS, encoded by the coding sequence GTGGCGACTGAAGAGAAGGAAAAGCTGCTGCCGCGGTTGCGGTGGAAGTACCCGTGGCTCGATCACCTCATCCGGGCCAACGACGCCTTCACCGAGCGGTACGGCAACCACTACGCCGCCGCCATCACCTACTTCAGCGTGCTCTCCGTCTTTCCGCTGTTCATGGTCGCCTTCGCCGTTGTCGGGCTGGTCGTCAACCACGACCAGACGATCATCGCGAAGATCACCGACGGCATCAACAACTCCGTGCCCGACGGGCTGAAGGACCTCGTCAACGGCATCGTCAAGGGCGCGCTCGACTCCGGCGGCGGGATCGGGATCTTCGGTCTCCTCATCGCCCTCTACTCCGGCATCGGCTGGATGTCGAACCTGCGGGACGCCCTCACCGCGCAGTGGGGCCAGGAAAAACAACCGCAGCCGATCGTCAAGCAGACGCTCAAGGACCTCGTCGCGCTGATCGGGCTCGGTGTTGCCCTCGTCGTCTCCTTCGCGCTGACCGCCGTCGGGGGTGGGATCGGGCAGTTCCTGCTCGAACTCGTCGGGCTCGAACACGCCACCTGGGCCATCGTGCTGCTGCGCGGGGCCACCATCGTGCTCGGGCTCGCCGCGAACACCCTCGTCTTCGTCTGGGTCATCGCCCGCCTGCCGCGGGAACGCGTCGCGCTGCGCAGTGCCGTCAAGGGCGCCGTCGTCGCCGCCGTCGGGTTCGTCATCCTGCAGCAGGTCGGGTCGATCTACCTGGCCAGCGTGACGAAGTCGCCGTCGGCCGCGCTGTTCGGGCCCGTCATCGGGTTGCTCGTCTTCGCGAACCTCGTCTCGCGGTTCCTGCTGCTCATCACGGCGTGGACCGCCACCGCCAAGGAGAACGAACGCACGGTCATCGCGCCGCCACCTCCGGTGCGGCTCGAGCAGAACGTCACCGTGCAGCGCGGACCCGGCCTCGGTGCCGTCGCCGGGGCCTTCAGCGCCGGCGCGCTGCTTGCGTGGCTCGGCGGACGGCGGAAGTCTTGA
- a CDS encoding ATP-binding protein — translation MKLILLNGPPGSGKSTLARRYADAHPPALALDIDHIRAMLGGWRSSPAEAGRLARDIALAAARTHLTAGHDVVVPQLLARPGFPERLEALASERGASFHEVVLLPGREVVRRRFAARGSSGIETVAPLTEPELNRAYDEVAAFAASRRARVLTAADAYPALLAFLT, via the coding sequence GTGAAGCTGATCCTGCTCAACGGCCCGCCGGGCAGCGGCAAGTCGACGCTCGCCCGGCGCTACGCCGACGCCCACCCGCCGGCACTGGCCCTGGACATCGACCACATCCGCGCCATGCTCGGCGGCTGGCGTTCGTCCCCGGCCGAGGCCGGACGGCTGGCCCGCGACATCGCACTGGCGGCGGCGCGCACGCACTTGACCGCGGGCCACGACGTGGTGGTGCCGCAGCTGCTGGCCCGGCCGGGGTTTCCGGAACGGCTGGAAGCACTGGCGAGCGAACGCGGAGCGAGCTTCCACGAGGTCGTGCTGCTGCCGGGGCGCGAGGTGGTCCGGCGCCGCTTCGCCGCTCGCGGCTCGTCGGGGATCGAGACGGTGGCACCGCTGACCGAGCCGGAGCTGAACCGCGCCTACGACGAGGTGGCCGCGTTCGCCGCGAGCCGCCGAGCACGTGTCCTCACCGCGGCGGACGCCTACCCCGCCCTGCTGGCCTTCCTCACGTGA
- the trpS gene encoding tryptophan--tRNA ligase: MSEEQTVAERRPRVLSGIQPTADSFHLGNYLGALRQWVKLQDTHETFYSVVDLHAITVEQDPKVLRQRTRVSAAQLLAIGIDPQRSALFVQSHVPEHAQLSWVLECQTGFGEAGRMTQFKDKSAKQGSDRSSVGLFTYPILQAADILLYQADAVPVGEDQRQHLELTRDLAQRFNNRLGKTFVVPEPYIIKDTAKIYDLQEPTAKMSKSAANVNGLIELLEDPKRSAKKIRSAVTDTGREVRFDAENKAGVSNLLTIYSALTGRAITDLEAAYEGKGYGDLKKDLGEVFVEWVTPIQERVKSYLDDVAELDKVLAVGAERAREVASKTLSKTYQRIGFLPPVR, from the coding sequence GTGTCCGAAGAACAGACCGTCGCAGAGCGCCGCCCGCGGGTCCTGTCCGGGATCCAGCCCACCGCCGACTCGTTCCACCTCGGCAACTACCTCGGCGCGCTGCGCCAGTGGGTGAAGCTGCAGGACACGCACGAGACGTTCTACAGCGTGGTCGACCTGCACGCGATCACGGTCGAGCAGGACCCCAAGGTGCTGCGGCAGCGCACTCGCGTCTCGGCCGCGCAGCTGCTGGCCATCGGGATCGACCCGCAGCGCAGCGCCCTGTTCGTCCAGAGCCACGTGCCGGAGCACGCCCAGCTGAGCTGGGTGCTGGAGTGCCAGACCGGCTTCGGCGAGGCCGGCCGGATGACGCAGTTCAAAGACAAGTCGGCGAAGCAGGGCTCCGACCGTTCGAGCGTCGGCCTCTTCACGTATCCGATCCTCCAAGCGGCCGACATCCTGCTCTACCAGGCCGACGCCGTCCCGGTCGGCGAGGACCAGCGCCAGCACCTGGAGCTGACGCGCGACCTCGCGCAGCGCTTCAACAACCGGCTGGGCAAGACGTTCGTGGTGCCGGAGCCGTACATCATCAAGGACACGGCGAAGATCTACGACCTGCAGGAACCGACGGCCAAGATGAGCAAGTCGGCGGCCAACGTCAACGGGCTCATCGAGCTGCTCGAGGATCCGAAGCGCTCGGCGAAGAAGATCCGCTCGGCGGTCACCGACACCGGACGCGAGGTCAGGTTCGACGCGGAGAACAAGGCGGGCGTGTCGAACCTGCTGACGATCTATTCGGCGCTGACCGGGCGCGCGATCACCGACCTCGAAGCCGCGTACGAAGGCAAGGGCTACGGCGACCTGAAGAAGGACCTCGGCGAGGTCTTCGTCGAGTGGGTGACGCCGATCCAGGAGCGCGTGAAGTCCTATTTGGACGATGTCGCGGAGCTGGACAAGGTCCTGGCCGTGGGTGCCGAACGCGCGCGCGAAGTGGCGTCGAAGACCCTGTCGAAGACGTACCAGCGGATCGGGTTCCTGCCGCCGGTGCGGTGA
- a CDS encoding exodeoxyribonuclease III produces the protein MLTVSTVNVNGLRAAAKKGFVEWLAATKADVVACQEVRAEASQLPAEVVEPDGWFSVHAPSAAKGRNGVAVYSRVEPEEVRIGFGEPEFEDSGRYLEVHLPNVVVASLYLPSGDVGTERQDEKERFMAAFLPYLVELRAKAAAAGREAVVVGDWNIAYDTVDLKNWRGNRKNSGFLPEERAWLGRVYTEAGYTDVQRRLDPDGPGPYTWWSYRGQAFDNDSGWRIDCQLATPGLAEKVVEVVVERAAAYDQRWSDHAPVTATYDIDFPSATIR, from the coding sequence GTGCTGACCGTCTCCACCGTGAACGTCAACGGCCTCCGCGCCGCCGCCAAAAAGGGCTTCGTCGAGTGGCTCGCCGCCACGAAGGCCGACGTCGTCGCCTGTCAGGAGGTGCGGGCCGAAGCCAGTCAGCTGCCCGCCGAGGTCGTCGAGCCCGACGGGTGGTTCTCGGTGCACGCGCCGTCGGCGGCCAAGGGGCGCAACGGCGTCGCCGTGTACAGCCGCGTCGAGCCCGAAGAGGTGCGCATCGGCTTCGGCGAGCCGGAGTTCGAGGACAGCGGGCGCTACCTCGAGGTGCACCTGCCGAACGTCGTCGTCGCGAGCCTCTACCTGCCCAGCGGGGACGTCGGCACCGAACGCCAGGACGAAAAGGAACGCTTCATGGCCGCGTTCCTGCCCTACCTCGTCGAGCTGCGGGCGAAGGCCGCCGCGGCCGGGCGGGAGGCCGTCGTCGTCGGGGACTGGAACATCGCCTACGACACCGTCGACCTCAAGAACTGGCGCGGCAACCGCAAGAACTCCGGCTTCCTGCCCGAGGAACGCGCCTGGCTCGGCCGCGTCTACACCGAGGCGGGCTACACCGACGTCCAGCGCCGGCTCGACCCGGACGGCCCCGGCCCGTACACCTGGTGGTCCTACCGCGGCCAGGCCTTCGACAACGACTCCGGCTGGCGCATCGACTGCCAGCTCGCGACCCCCGGCCTCGCCGAGAAGGTCGTCGAGGTCGTGGTCGAGCGGGCCGCCGCCTACGACCAGCGCTGGTCCGACCACGCGCCGGTCACCGCGACCTACGACATCGACTTCCCGAGCGCCACTATCCGGTGA
- a CDS encoding MBL fold metallo-hydrolase, protein MGGAASRLTVLGSCGAWPEPGRACAGFLLEHNGFRVVLDLGYGAAPRLFTHCGDGLPDAVIVTHEHPDHCADVSALGRAWHYTVQAGEPTARLPLHCTPGTVRRLEAMEPRPHPETLFEVHDLAEPADIGPFRMTPHLLPHHQPNFGVRLTAPGLTVAYTGDTGPSPALADLGRDADLFICDATLRTEQPEPRYLMTAAEAGHWAAKAGAARLLLTHFWPGTDRQAAAEEARGRFGGEVLVADEDLTIEL, encoded by the coding sequence ATGGGTGGCGCGGCGAGCAGGCTGACGGTGCTGGGCAGTTGCGGGGCGTGGCCGGAGCCCGGCCGCGCCTGCGCCGGATTCCTGTTGGAGCACAACGGTTTTCGCGTCGTGCTGGACCTCGGGTACGGCGCCGCGCCGCGACTGTTCACGCACTGCGGCGACGGGCTGCCCGACGCGGTGATCGTGACGCACGAGCACCCGGACCACTGCGCGGACGTGAGCGCATTGGGCAGGGCGTGGCACTACACGGTCCAGGCCGGCGAGCCGACGGCCCGGCTGCCGCTGCACTGCACGCCGGGCACCGTCCGCCGGCTCGAGGCGATGGAGCCCCGGCCGCACCCGGAGACGCTGTTCGAGGTGCACGACCTGGCCGAGCCGGCGGACATCGGACCGTTCCGCATGACGCCGCACCTGCTACCGCACCACCAGCCGAACTTCGGCGTGCGCTTGACGGCCCCCGGGTTGACGGTGGCGTACACGGGCGACACGGGCCCGTCGCCGGCACTGGCCGACCTGGGTCGCGACGCGGACCTGTTCATCTGCGACGCCACCCTCCGCACCGAGCAGCCGGAGCCCCGCTACCTGATGACGGCGGCAGAGGCGGGCCACTGGGCAGCCAAGGCAGGCGCGGCCCGGTTGCTACTGACGCACTTCTGGCCCGGCACAGACCGCCAGGCGGCGGCCGAGGAGGCGCGCGGCCGGTTCGGTGGCGAGGTGCTGGTCGCGGACGAGGACCTGACGATCGAGCTCTGA
- a CDS encoding NADP-dependent isocitrate dehydrogenase, translating into MAKIKVQGTVVELDGDEMTRIIWQFIKDKLIHPYLDVNLDYYDLGIEERDRTDDQVTIDSANAIKKHGVGVKCATITPDEARVEEFGLKKMWLSPNGTIRNILGGVIFREPIVIQNIPRLVPTWTKPIIIGRHAHGDQYKATNFKVPGPGTLTISFTPEDGSEPMEFQVAKFPEGGGVAMGMYNYRKSIEDFARASLQYGLDRGLPVYMSTKNTILKAYDGQFKDVFQEIFDAEFKADFDAKGISYEHRLIDDMVAAAMKWEGGYVWACKNYDGDVQSDTVAQGFGSLGLMTSVLRTPDGRTVEAEAAHGTVTRHYRQHQQGKPTSTNPIASIYAWTRGLEHRGKLDGNQELIGFANTLEQVVVETVESGQMTKDLALLISKDQPWQTTEEFLATLDDNLAKKIAQG; encoded by the coding sequence ATGGCCAAGATCAAGGTCCAGGGCACCGTCGTCGAACTCGACGGCGATGAGATGACCCGCATCATCTGGCAGTTCATCAAGGACAAGCTGATCCACCCGTACCTGGACGTGAACCTGGACTACTACGACCTGGGTATCGAGGAGCGGGACCGCACCGACGACCAGGTCACCATCGACTCCGCGAACGCCATCAAGAAGCACGGCGTCGGCGTCAAGTGCGCCACGATCACCCCGGACGAGGCGCGGGTCGAGGAGTTCGGCCTCAAGAAGATGTGGCTGTCGCCCAACGGCACCATCCGCAACATCCTCGGCGGTGTCATCTTCCGCGAGCCGATCGTCATCCAGAACATCCCGCGCCTGGTGCCGACGTGGACGAAGCCGATCATCATCGGCCGCCACGCCCACGGCGACCAGTACAAGGCAACCAACTTCAAGGTCCCCGGCCCCGGCACGCTGACCATCAGCTTCACCCCGGAGGACGGGTCGGAGCCGATGGAGTTCCAGGTCGCGAAGTTCCCCGAGGGCGGCGGCGTCGCGATGGGGATGTACAACTACCGCAAGTCGATCGAGGACTTCGCGCGCGCGTCGCTGCAGTACGGCCTCGACCGCGGCCTGCCGGTGTACATGTCGACCAAGAACACCATCCTCAAGGCCTACGACGGCCAGTTCAAGGACGTGTTCCAGGAGATCTTCGACGCCGAGTTCAAGGCCGACTTCGACGCCAAGGGCATCTCCTACGAGCACCGCCTGATCGACGACATGGTCGCCGCGGCCATGAAGTGGGAGGGCGGCTACGTCTGGGCGTGCAAGAACTACGACGGTGACGTCCAGTCCGACACGGTCGCGCAGGGCTTCGGCTCGCTCGGCCTGATGACGTCGGTGCTGCGCACGCCGGACGGCCGGACCGTCGAGGCCGAGGCCGCGCACGGCACGGTCACCCGGCACTACCGCCAGCACCAGCAGGGCAAGCCGACGTCGACGAACCCGATCGCGTCGATCTACGCCTGGACCCGCGGCCTCGAGCACCGCGGCAAGCTGGACGGCAACCAGGAGCTGATCGGCTTCGCGAACACGCTGGAGCAGGTCGTCGTCGAGACCGTCGAGAGCGGCCAGATGACGAAGGACCTCGCGCTGCTGATCAGCAAGGACCAGCCGTGGCAGACGACCGAGGAGTTCCTCGCGACGCTGGACGACAACCTGGCGAAGAAGATCGCCCAGGGCTGA
- a CDS encoding DUF2203 domain-containing protein, whose amino-acid sequence MGLFTVAEARDELTRLRPVLDELVRVRADAAELAASLRPGGRATELGGLPEWKAAQARLDDLMMTVQRTGAELKGFAPLLVDFPAELDGTDVLLCWLEGDRDLGWYHRADLGFAGRRPLKTTGGAG is encoded by the coding sequence ATGGGACTGTTCACCGTGGCCGAGGCCCGCGACGAACTGACGCGCCTGCGGCCGGTCCTCGACGAACTCGTGCGCGTCCGCGCCGATGCGGCCGAGCTCGCGGCGTCGCTGCGGCCGGGCGGCCGGGCCACCGAGCTGGGCGGACTGCCCGAGTGGAAGGCCGCGCAGGCCCGCCTCGACGACCTGATGATGACGGTCCAGCGCACCGGCGCCGAGCTCAAGGGGTTCGCGCCGCTGCTGGTCGACTTCCCCGCCGAGCTGGACGGCACCGACGTGCTGCTGTGCTGGCTCGAAGGCGACCGCGACCTGGGCTGGTACCACCGCGCCGACCTCGGCTTCGCGGGCCGTCGGCCGCTGAAAACCACTGGTGGCGCCGGTTAG
- a CDS encoding class I SAM-dependent methyltransferase, with the protein MDHDVRAAVFDGTAEHYDEDTFHARVAEALVEPLPDGPELVLDVATGTGFAAYAALRLKPARVLAVDLSPEMLARAEAKADLDPERRITWQVAPAVPMPAEDHSADIVLCASSLHFLGAAAFPDWRRVLRPGGRLAFSVVSGARFKPSGPFAELVPGDLEFPHDEAGAALLAWSAGFVDASARTFTVDDGERVRSVFLVHATAP; encoded by the coding sequence GTGGACCACGACGTGAGGGCCGCCGTCTTCGACGGCACCGCCGAGCACTACGACGAAGACACCTTCCACGCCCGCGTGGCCGAAGCGCTGGTCGAGCCCCTGCCCGACGGCCCGGAGCTCGTCCTCGACGTCGCCACGGGAACCGGCTTCGCGGCGTACGCGGCATTGCGGCTGAAGCCGGCCCGCGTGCTGGCTGTCGACCTGTCGCCGGAGATGCTGGCGCGGGCCGAGGCCAAGGCGGACCTCGACCCCGAACGGCGGATCACCTGGCAGGTCGCGCCCGCGGTGCCGATGCCGGCCGAGGACCACTCGGCCGACATCGTGCTGTGCGCGTCCTCGCTGCACTTCCTGGGCGCCGCCGCCTTCCCGGACTGGCGGCGCGTGCTGCGTCCGGGCGGGCGGCTGGCCTTTTCGGTGGTGTCCGGAGCGCGGTTCAAGCCCTCGGGACCGTTCGCGGAGCTGGTGCCGGGCGACCTGGAGTTCCCGCACGACGAGGCCGGGGCCGCGCTACTGGCCTGGTCGGCGGGCTTCGTGGACGCTTCGGCGCGGACCTTCACCGTCGACGACGGCGAGCGGGTCCGCAGTGTCTTCCTGGTGCACGCCACGGCCCCGTGA